The following is a genomic window from Apodemus sylvaticus chromosome 10, mApoSyl1.1, whole genome shotgun sequence.
GGAGGCCCCTGTGAGTGCAGGTTGGCTGGGGAGGGGCCGTCCTgcctggaggcagggagagggatgggatgaCCTCTGAAGATCCTTCCAGCCCAGGGAGTTCCTCTTGAGGTCTAACTGCCATCCCTCCTGCTGTAAAATTAAGTCCATTTCCTCTAGTTCTGTCCTCTGTAGAGATGGAAAACTTATCATTATCCTCTGGAGAATTAACCTTTGGAGACTTTTACCTGTCCCATTCCTCCCCACAAAGCCCCCACCCAACATTCTTTCTACTCCCAGCTTGAAGGCCAAGGTGCCCCGTACTTTCTCAGTCAAGTCCTTTTGACAGTATTTCTCCCTCCCGACAACCCCCCTCATTATAAGTCCCTTCTCCCTAGATCCCTTAATTCCCTCACCTTTTCAATGCCACCTCAGGTTGAGCAGGAAGGCTGGAGCCCTCTGAGTCACTAGAACTGGagccagaggaagaagaggatgacgatgatgaagatgaggaggaggaggagctagatgatgatgaagaggaggaagagctcCGACGTTCCTTAGCTGGTTGCAGAGCAGCCAATGCAGAAGGCTGCTGGGCCCCAGTAGAGGCAGGTGGCTCCCCACCTTCAGCATGGGACACCCCAGGGGCAGGACCAGAAAGCATGCCATTGTGGTCACTAGCAGAGGATGTGGACTTCGCTACAGTCCCAGATGAAAGGGACTGAGACCCTGCTACAGGAGTGGTCTGGGCAACTGAACGAGATTGGTCTGAAAAAGCAGATGGCACGGGGGACCGAGGCCTATCTTGTGCAGGGGGGAGAAGAGATTGCGAGGGAGCCTGGCCCATTCTTGAAGCAGGGGAAGGAGCTCGCTCACGCTCAGAGGTCATTCTAGACTGGCTTGGGGCAGATGGTGGTGTTCTGGACCTGGCTCGATCAAGCAATAAAGGTGAGGTTCTGCCACTGACACGCTCATAAGCAGAAAGGGGCACCCTGGGACTGGTGAGATTTGCACCAGACAATGCTGGAGCCATCCTGGAACTAGAGAGATTTGTGGGAGCCAAGGCTGCAGGGGTTCTAGAGCCAGCAATATTCACAGGCGCTGTGCCATGACCAGATCGAGGGCCCACCAGGTTTGGGGGAGTTGGAGCCTGGGGTGTTCTGGAACTGGAAGGATAATTTGCAGCAGTTGGAGGTGTCCCAGAGCCTGAGAGACTCAAAGCTGCTAATGCAGCTGGCGTTCTAGCTCCTGCTAGGTTCACAGCTGAAGCTGCAGGGGTTCGAGGATCTGCTAGGTTCACAGCTGAAGGAGCAACTGCTGTTCTAGGGCTGGCTAAGTTCATGGCTGCTGCAGCAGCTGGTGTTCGGGAGTCAGCAAGGTTCACAGATGCTGGAATAGCAGATGTCCTAGCACTAGCAAGGTTCATAGCTGCTGCAGATGCTGCTGGAATCCTGCTGGCAAGGTTGGCAGCTGGGGCTGTTCTAAGGCTCATGAGAGGTACAGGAGCTGGAACCTGGGACATTCTTGCAGCAAGGCCAGCAGCAGACATGGACGGAGGTGGCCGGGCAGTGCCAAGACTGATGGCTGTCAAGGCAAGTGCAATTCTAGACTGAGCATGGTTTTCTGGAACAGATGATCTTGGGTGATCAGGAATCCGAGGACCTGGACCATCCATCATGGAGCCACCAGTTTGCTGTAACACAGACATGGGTGTTCTAGCACTTCCAAGGGGTTCAAGCATTCCAGGTGATCTACATCGGTCAAGAGGAGTTGGTGACATGCTAGGACGACTAAAGCAACTCATTCTAGAGCCACTGAGTGCTACAGGAGGTGTCCGAGATCCAGAATGATTCCTTGTTGCTGGAGGAGTGGCAGACCGTGAACGATCAGAACTACTTCCAGATGCAGACCGCCTACGGATGGCTGGAGGAGATCTTGTTAAGGACCGCTTGCCTCGAGCTGCCCTAGGGGTACGAGACCTAGAACGGCGGCGAATAGCAAGTGGTGAGCGGCTTCGAGAGCGCTTGCGTGGCAACAGGGGTGTCCGAGACCTAGAGCGTCTCCGAATCACTGGAGGAGTTCGAGACCTGGACCGGCGTCTTGTCACTGGAGAGGTACGCGAACGAGAACGCCTACGGGTAACTGGAGATGTTCGAGACCTTGATCTTCTCCGGGTGACTGGAGATGTCCTGGATCTTGATCTTCTTCTAGTAACAGGTGAAGTTCTGCTTCTGGATCGCCTCCTGGTTACTGGTGGAGTCCTAGACCTGGACCTTCTGCGAGTCACTGGAGGAGTCCTAGAACGAGAGCGACGGCGAGTTGTTGGTGTCCTGGACCTCGAACGACGACGAGTTACTGGTGGTGTTCTGGACCTGGATCGCCTTCGACTCACTGGGGATGCTCTTGATCGAGATCTACGCCTATTCACTGACCTTGACCGTCTCCTACTCACAGGTGAAGTGCGAGATCTGGACCGACGTCGGCTGATCAGCGGTGTTCTGGACCTGGATCGCCGATGAGTAGCTGGTGAGGCCCGAGATCTAGAGCGCTTCCAAGGAGCTGGTGATGTACGTGAACGAGATCGTTTGCGACTGGTCAAGGGTGTCCGGGAGCGGCCTCTTCTGCGTCTAGAGGAGGTTCGAGAACTCTCCTGTCTGGTAGGTGATCTTGAATGGTAACCAGAGCCACCCCTCCGTCTCCGAGTAACCCGTGACCTAGACCGGCTCCTCTGTCTTCTTCGCGATGTTGACTGAGATGATCCAGATCTATCTCGGCGTCgggttgttcttgttttttctcTACGTGAGCGGGATCGGGACCTTTGCAGTCCACGAGGTTTTGGTGATGGAGACCGGCCCCTCCTTGAAGTTGTCTTGGTACGGGGAGAAGAAACTGAGCGCCTCCTCCGTGAAGACCTTGACTTTTCAGTTGGCTCTGGTGAAGATACTGAAGGGCTTCTTCTGCGTCTTGGTGGGGTTCTGGAGCGGGTTTCTGGTGATGAGGAGGCAGACCGGCTTCTACGAGAGACTCTAGTCTTCCTGGTTAGCTCAGGAGATGATCGAGAACTCCGGCGTCGAGGTGGTGTGCGAGACTTTGTCTTTGGCTCTATTGAGGATCTGGAGCCTCTTCTAGCAGTTCTGGATTTGGGGGCGTGTTCTGGAGAAGACTCAGAACTACTGCTTCCTTCAGGGGAAGGGCCTCTCTCTTTGCTTGATGAACCTGATCTACTACGCCTGGGCAGGGCCCGAGGAGCAGGTATCTTGTGTTCAGGAGAAGAATCAGTACCACTCTGAGCCCTCTGCAGCGCTCTCGGCTTATCTTTAATTTCAGGAGATGAGCCAGACCTACTGAGCCTGGGAGAGTGCCTAGATTTGCTGTCAACCTCTGGAGATGATGCAGAGTGACTCCTCTGTCTGAGAGGAGTTCGAGTCTTGGGTTTAGAATCTGGAGAAGAGTCTGACTCACTTCTTTCCTGTGGGGATGCACTGGGTTTTCCATCAAGCTCTTGGGAAGACCCAGATCGGCTTCTTTGCCCGGGAGAGGTCCTAGCCACAGTTTTTTGTTCTACTGATGATTCTGAcccacttctttctctctgagGGGTGACACTCTTGTTGTTGCGTTCTGGGGATGATGGAGAATGACTTCGGTCTCTAGGAGTCTGAGGCAATGCTTTTGGTTCTGGAGAAGAGTCACATTCACTTCGTCCCCTGGATGGGGTTTGAGGTGTATCTTTGATCCCAGGAGAGGACCCAGATAGGCTATGCCTAGAAGGAGTCCCAGACCCATCTCTAAGTCGTGGAGAAGACCCAGATCGGCTTCTCCTAGATGGAGTTCTAGGTAAACCATCTTTCAGTTCAGGAGAAGATGCAGAACTACTTCTCTCTCTTGAAGGTGTTCTTTGTTGTACAGTCTCAAGTACAGGTGAAGATACACTCTGATTTGAAAATATTCCTACCTTTTCCACTACTTCTGGGGATAACTCAGAACTGCTGCGCCTGGAGGACCTCGTTGACTGTTCTTTCGTGTCCAGAGATGGATCTACCTCTGTTTGATTAAGGAATGGTCCATTCAATTCTTCTTTAACCTCAGGAGAAAATCCAGTATTTACTTCTGAAACGGGGCCTGAGTTTCTAAACTCTAAAGATGACTCAAAACTATTCTCCCTGGGGGGAGAATGAGACAGTTCTTTATGTTCTGGAGAAACTTGTGGCCCACCCCAACATGAAGCCACTGCAGGGATTTCTGCTGCTTTTGAAGGCTGTAACTGGCTTTGGTCAAGAGCAGACAATACAGCAGGCCTTTCTTCTATTTCAGGAGATGACTCAACATTACTTGCAGGCATTTCTTTATGTTCTGGAGATAAACTGGGTAGAACTTGGCTTATAGGTTGCTCagatttttctacttccattaaTTCATCTTGACTTGAATTAGGTAACAAACATTTTTGGTCTCTTGTGCCTGGAGGTGACCCAGCTCCACTTCTTTCTTTTAATAGTACTCTAGGTGAGTCTTTCAGTACTGTGTAAGACTCAGGCTTATCCTGTATGGGACTAAATTTGTCTCTTGGTATACAAGATGATGCAACATCCTCTTGAATTAAGCTTAGTCTCTCTTTTGATTCAGAAGGCTCCAATCTGCTCTGTACCAGAAGAGATTTAGAGTCTACTAAAGGATATAGGCTAGAGTCAGGTTTAGTTATACTCTGCTCAGGAGACACTCCTGACTTCAGCTTTGGATCTGTTGCTATTTCACttttatcttgttttactggtgatCTGGCTGTCAGCTCAGTGACTGGAGATGAAGATCTGGAAAGGCTACCCTTAGGAGATGTTTGAGATTTGCTCTGCAGCGATGGAGATTCCAAGTGTGTCTGCATAACTTCTGGACTTGAAGTATCTGGCCAAGTTTGAGTGTGTCCTTTCTGTTGCACAAATGAGGAGCTAaaacagctctctcctggtgatATATTACTAGGTGTTACACctggacagagagaaaaagatccAGAGCTTCCTGTTGGTGGTGAATCCCTAGACTTTTGGGGACAAGGTGACTTTGATTCAGAAAGATTTTGATCTGGTGGAGTCTGGAGCATGCTTTTTGGATAAGGCGACGTAGATCCTGAGTGTCTCAGTGGTGTTCCCAGTTCCATTTTGGTATCTGGTGAGGAGGATCTAGACCGGCTATGTCTAGAGTCAACCTTGGGGCAGGGAGATACTGATCTGCTTTTCCTCTGAGGTGTCCTAGATGTTACTCTACTAGGACTTGGAGAAGAGGAGCTAGAATGGCTTCTTCGTCTTGGTGATATTACTGTCTTCACTTTGGGTTGTGGAGATGATGACCTAGATGGGCTCTGTCTTGGAGGTGTGCTAGATTTCAGTTGAGGAGAAGACCCAGAGCAGCTTTGTCTTGAAGGGGTCCTTGATTTCCCCTCACCATCAGGTGATGATTCAGAATGGCTCTGTCTCTGTGGTGTTGCAGCACATTCATCAGCCTGCATGTTTGTTACAGACCCCGGTCTTGGTGGTGTTCCAGATTTTACTTTAGGCTGAGGAGAATTTGAATGACTCTGTCTTGGTGGTGTTTTTGACTTCTGTTTGGGTGGTGAAGAACCAGAACGACTTCGTCTGGTCGGTGTCTGTGACTTTTGTTTAGGACATGGAGAGGAACCTGAAAGGCTTCGCCTCAAAGATTTTGCTTTGGATCGTGGTGAAGAAAGAGACCTGCTCCGTCTTGAGGAAACATGAGACTTTTTCATATCTGGGCTTGAATTGGATCTGCTTCTCCTCTGAGATGTTCTAGATTTGTTCTTCCTCTCTGAGGATGAGCCAGATCGTCCTCTTCTTTGTGGTGTTCTAGAGTGAGATCTCCCACGTCTCACAAGACTTCTACTGCGAGATCGTCGTCGGGCTGGTGTTCTGGACCGTGACCTCCCTCTCCTGGCTGGTGTTCTAGACCGTGATCGACCGCTTCTTCTGGCTGGCGTTCTAGACCGTGACCTCCCTCTCCTGGCTGGTGTTCTAGACCTTGACCTTCCGCTTCTCCTGGCTGGTGTTCTGGACCTAGACCTACCACTTCTCCTAGCTTGGGATCTACTTCGAGACCTCCTTCGAACTGGTGATCGTGTCCTAGACCTGCGCCGAGCTGGTGTTCTCGATCTAGATCTGCCCCTGCGAGCTGGTGTTCTGGACCGAGACCTACGTCTGGCAGGTGTTCTGGATCGTGATCTCCTCCTGGCAGGTGTTCTAGACCGAGACCTACCCCCCCTTCTGGCTGGTGTTCTAGACCGGGATCTGCCTCTAGTGGCTGGAGATCTAGAATGTGATCTGCCTCGCCGTGCGGACCTAGACCTGCCTCTTCTCTGGGTATTTCTGCTCCTggaccagcctggcctctgcGGAGACCTTGATCGGCCTCGCCTCTGGGGACTTCTAGATTTTCCCCACCTCTGTGCAGATCGTGACCTTCGCCACTGAGGAGACCGGGACCTGGAGTGACCTCTCTTGGTGGGGGTTCTAGATCGAGATCGTCCCCTCTTAGTGGCAGGGCTACGAGACCTCACTGCTCTATGAGATGGGGTATGAGAATGAGATTTATCCCGCTTTGCTCTGCCATGTGAGCGATTTTTAGATGTGGGTGAAGAAGAAATCTCTCGCCGGGACCCGGGAGCTGGTGTGGGTTTAAGACTTTCAGGAGAAGAGCTGGCGTGACGAGAAACTTTGGTAGGTTGAGGGGATGGTGGGCAGCTCTCTGAGGAAGATGACTGGGGAGGTTTCTCAGGAGACTTAGTTGGTGAACAGCCCCGGGTTGGGGAAGCCTCAGATGAGGGGTTAACTGGCTCCTGACTGGACGGGATTGCTGCAAGGGGTCTTGGGGAGTCGTCATGTTGCTCAACAAGGAGCGGGGTGGGGGCAGGTAGTTCTGGCCCTGTGCTGCTCCTTTCCGGAGAGGGACTAGGTCGAATTGCAGATTTCTAAGAGtgaaaagaaaagtaggaatactaataAAATACCAAAACTTAATTATCACCCACAAGATATGaacagtttttaataaaattttactctaTATATACCTCTTACACCAACCTTTCCCTACCTATAGTTAACACTCAGTAACACAACAATAGGCAATGCTTAGTGGGGAGCAAGTAAGATAGCTTAGTGGGCTACAAACCATTGGGGCCATGTAGTGGCAAAGAGAAAACCTACTCTTCAAAGTTGTTCTATGACCTGTACATGTGCACCTATcgtttgcacacacacaaaataaatgcatttacaaTGAGAAAATAAGTAGCAGGGGGGAAACCTGACCATATAGACAATCTTTAACCTCAAATAATAattcagagaaaagagaaaaaaattaagacaatgcATTACCAACAAAATACCACCTGTCCATCTTACAGATAGCCCTACCTGCATTTTGCATACTGAAGTTACACATGGGCATTCAGTCCTCATATTAGCATACCAATTACTTGCCTACAGAGTCATTTCCCAGTTTTTTATTATCTTCCTTctaaatttttttccctttgtgcaGTTCTCTTAAATTTATTCAGTATATGTTATCtccattccattttttttcttttcaagtgaGTCTGGCAGTATGTATGGGTTACAAATGAACACTACCACACCACCCAAAAAAttagacaaaaacaaagaaatttggGTGACAATAACTGTACACccaaatatgtaaattaaaatatcacaAATGGGAACAAGGTTTTAAAGGAGTATGATTTGTGTTAAAATTTACCAAGAGGGGCCTGGCATGGCcgtataagcctttaatcccagtactcgggaggcagaggcaggtggagctctgtgagttcaaggccaacctcaacTATGTAGTGAGTTGTAGGATACCCAGGTatgaagaccctgtctcaaaaacaaaaatactaacAGCCAATGAGATGGCATTTGCAACATAAGCCTGGTAACTAGAGTTCAATCCACAGAACACATATATAGTTTGTCCTTTGACCCCCCAAACATACTAACACATTTGGCTCCTcctcatacatacaaaattaattcaCAGGAAGAGGCCAAACCATAAAAACACCTTAATTAGAGAAAACATCATAAACACCATAGCAAGCAGCTAAGTTTTCTAAGATGACCAAATTTGTAACTTATCTTTAAATGAGACACCATATGGAAGATAAGTTAcaataattaacaaaaccagtAGAAACAATCATCCACAGAACTAGAATAAAGGATATAAAACAGTAACTACTAAAAAGATCATTCCTTCTTTTCAGATTGGTGGCATCAAATTAAAAGACTGAAAAACTTAACTCATGACAAGTatacaataaaaaggaaatagaggtcgggcggtggtggcacactcctttaatcccagcacttgggatacagatgcaggcagatttctgagtttgaggtcagccaagaggccagcctgatctacaagagtgagttccaggacagccaggactatacagagaaaccctgtggccagggggagggggggaggggagaatacaGATACTTTAAATAGTAAagttaaagtaatttttaaaagaccttgTTGGATAGCAGCAagatgacaaaagaaaatgtcatccttTGTCACAAGTAGCAGTAAGGCGCCTACTACCACCTT
Proteins encoded in this region:
- the Srrm2 gene encoding serine/arginine repetitive matrix protein 2 isoform X3, whose translation is MYNGIGLPTPRGSGTNGYVQRNLSLVRGRRGERPDYKGEEELRRLEAALVKRPNPDILDHERKRRVELRCLELEEMMEEQGYEEQQIQEKVATFRLMLLEKDVNPGGKEETPGQRPVVTETHQLAELNEKKNERLRAAFGISDSYVDGSSFDPQRRAREAKQTAPEPPKPYSLVRETSSSRSPTPKQKKKKKKKDRGRRSESSSPRRERKKSSKKKKHRSESESKKRKHRSPTPKSKRKSKDKKRKRSRSTTPAPKSRRAHRSTSADSASSSDTSRSRSRSAAAKTHTTALTGQSPPLASGHQGEGDAPSIEPGATNIQQPSSPAPSTKQASSPYEDKDKKEKSAIRPSPSPERSSTGPELPAPTPLLVEQHDDSPRPLAAIPSSQEPVNPSSEASPTRGCSPTKSPEKPPQSSSSESCPPSPQPTKVSRHASSSPESLKPTPAPGSRREISSSPTSKNRSHGRAKRDKSHSHTPSHRAVRSRSPATKRGRSRSRTPTKRGHSRSRSPQWRRSRSAQRWGKSRSPQRRGRSRSPQRPGWSRSRNTQRRGRSRSARRGRSHSRSPATRGRSRSRTPARRGGRSRSRTPARRRSRSRTPARRRSRSRTPARRGRSRSRTPARRRSRTRSPVRRRSRSRSQARRSGRSRSRTPARRSGRSRSRTPARRGRSRSRTPARRSGRSRSRTPARRGRSRSRTPARRRSRSRSLVRRGRSHSRTPQRRGRSGSSSERKNKSRTSQRRSRSNSSPDMKKSHVSSRRSRSLSSPRSKAKSLRRSLSGSSPCPKQKSQTPTRRSRSGSSPPKQKSKTPPRQSHSNSPQPKVKSGTPPRPGSVTNMQADECAATPQRQSHSESSPDGEGKSRTPSRQSCSGSSPQLKSSTPPRQSPSRSSSPQPKVKTVISPRRRSHSSSSSPSPSRVTSRTPQRKSRSVSPCPKVDSRHSRSRSSSPDTKMELGTPLRHSGSTSPYPKSMLQTPPDQNLSESKSPCPQKSRDSPPTGSSGSFSLCPGVTPSNISPGESCFSSSFVQQKGHTQTWPDTSSPEVMQTHLESPSLQSKSQTSPKGSLSRSSSPVTELTARSPVKQDKSEIATDPKLKSGVSPEQSITKPDSSLYPLVDSKSLLVQSRLEPSESKERLSLIQEDVASSCIPRDKFSPIQDKPESYTVLKDSPRVLLKERSGAGSPPGTRDQKCLLPNSSQDELMEVEKSEQPISQVLPSLSPEHKEMPASNVESSPEIEERPAVLSALDQSQLQPSKAAEIPAVASCWGGPQVSPEHKELSHSPPRENSFESSLEFRNSGPVSEVNTGFSPEVKEELNGPFLNQTEVDPSLDTKEQSTRSSRRSSSELSPEVVEKVGIFSNQSVSSPVLETVQQRTPSRERSSSASSPELKDGLPRTPSRRSRSGSSPRLRDGSGTPSRHSLSGSSPGIKDTPQTPSRGRSECDSSPEPKALPQTPRDRSHSPSSPERNNKSVTPQRERSGSESSVEQKTVARTSPGQRSRSGSSQELDGKPSASPQERSESDSSPDSKPKTRTPLRQRSHSASSPEVDSKSRHSPRLSRSGSSPEIKDKPRALQRAQSGTDSSPEHKIPAPRALPRRSRSGSSSKERGPSPEGSSSSESSPEHAPKSRTARRGSRSSIEPKTKSRTPPRRRSSRSSPELTRKTRVSRRSRSASSSPETRSRTPPRRRRSPSVSSPEPTEKSRSSRRRRSVSSPRTKTTSRRGRSPSPKPRGLQRSRSRSRREKTRTTRRRDRSGSSQSTSRRRQRSRSRSRVTRRRRGGSGYHSRSPTRQESSRTSSRRRRGRSRTPLTSRKRSRSRTSPAPWKRSRSRASPATHRRSRSRTPLISRRRSRSRTSPVSRRRSRSVNRRRSRSRASPVSRRRSRSRTPPVTRRRSRSRTPTTRRRSRSRTPPVTRRRSRSRTPPVTRRRSRSRTSPVTRRRSRSRTSPVTRRRSRSRTSPVTRRRSRSRTSPVTRRRSRSRTPPVIRRRSRSRTPLLPRKRSRSRSPLAIRRRSRSRTPRAARGKRSLTRSPPAIRRRSASGSSSDRSRSATPPATRNHSGSRTPPVALSGSRMSCFSRPSMSPTPLDRCRSPGMLEPLGSARTPMSVLQQTGGSMMDGPGPRIPDHPRSSVPENHAQSRIALALTAISLGTARPPPSMSAAGLAARMSQVPAPVPLMSLRTAPAANLASRIPAASAAAMNLASARTSAIPASVNLADSRTPAAAAAMNLASPRTAVAPSAVNLADPRTPAASAVNLAGARTPAALAALSLSGSGTPPTAANYPSSSRTPQAPTPPNLVGPRSGHGTAPVNIAGSRTPAALAPTNLSSSRMAPALSGANLTSPRVPLSAYERVSGRTSPLLLDRARSRTPPSAPSQSRMTSERERAPSPASRMGQAPSQSLLPPAQDRPRSPVPSAFSDQSRSVAQTTPVAGSQSLSSGTVAKSTSSASDHNGMLSGPAPGVSHAEGGEPPASTGAQQPSALAALQPAKERRSSSSSSSSSSSSSSSSSSSSSSSSSGSSSSDSEGSSLPAQPEVALKRVPSPTPVPKEAVREGRPQEPTPAKRKRRSSSSSSSSSSSSSSSSSSSSSSSSSSSSSSSSSSSSSSSSSSPSPAKPGPQALPKPASPKKPPPGERRALVWPPSSSPDSVHSLLPVSLPPRHSLPHVARGIFLKRTSGYFPSLHKSFRNALWPAG
- the Srrm2 gene encoding serine/arginine repetitive matrix protein 2 isoform X6; translation: MYNGIGLPTPRGSGTNGYVQRNLSLVRGRRGERPDYKGEEELRRLEAALVKRPNPDILDHERKRRVELRCLELEEMMEEQGYEEQQIQEKVATFRLMLLEKDVNPGGKEETPGQRPVVTETHQLAELNEKKNERLRAAFGISDSYVDGSSFDPQRRAREAKQTAPEPPKPYSLVRETSSSRSPTPKQKKKKKKKDRGRRSESSSPRRERKKSSKKKKHRSESESKKRKHRSPTPKSKRKSKDKKRKRSRSTTPAPKSRRAHRSTSADSASSSDTSRSRSRSAAAKTHTTALTGQSPPLASGHQGEGDAPSIEPGATNIQQPSSPAPSTKQASSPYEDKDKKEKSAIRPSPSPERSSTGPELPAPTPLLVEQHDDSPRPLAAIPSSQEPVNPSSEASPTRGCSPTKSPEKPPQSSSSESCPPSPQPTKVSRHASSSPESLKPTPAPGSRREISSSPTSKNRSHGRAKRDKSHSHTPSHRAVRSRSPATKRGRSRSRTPTKRGHSRSRSPQWRRSRSAQRWGKSRSPQRRGRSRSPQRPGWSRSRNTQRRGRSRSARRGRSHSRSPATRGRSRSRTPARRGGRSRSRTPARRRSRSRTPARRRSRSRTPARRGRSRSRTPARRRSRTRSPVRRRSRSRSQARRSGRSRSRTPARRSGRSRSRTPARRGRSRSRTPARRSGRSRSRTPARRGRSRSRTPARRRSRSRSLVRRGRSHSRTPQRRGRSGSSSERKNKSRTSQRRSRSNSSPDMKKSHVSSRRSRSLSSPRSKAKSLRRSLSGSSPCPKQKSQTPTRRSRSGSSPPKQKSKTPPRQSHSNSPQPKVKSGTPPRPGSVTNMQADECAATPQRQSHSESSPDGEGKSRTPSRQSCSGSSPQLKSSTPPRQSPSRSSSPQPKVKTVISPRRRSHSSSSSPSPSRVTSRTPQRKSRSVSPCPKVDSRHSRSRSSSPDTKMELGTPLRHSGSTSPYPKSMLQTPPDQNLSESKSPCPQKSRDSPPTGSSGSFSLCPGVTPSNISPGESCFSSSFVQQKGHTQTWPDTSSPEVMQTHLESPSLQSKSQTSPKGSLSRSSSPVTELTARSPVKQDKSEIATDPKLKSGVSPEQSITKPDSSLYPLVDSKSLLVQSRLEPSESKERLSLIQEDVASSCIPRDKFSPIQDKPESYTVLKDSPRVLLKERSGAGSPPGTRDQKCLLPNSSQDELMEVEKSEQPISQVLPSLSPEHKEMPASNVESSPEIEERPAVLSALDQSQLQPSKAAEIPAVASCWGGPQVSPEHKELSHSPPRENSFESSLEFRNSGPVSEVNTGFSPEVKEELNGPFLNQTEVDPSLDTKEQSTRSSRRSSSELSPEVVEKVGIFSNQSVSSPVLETVQQRTPSRERSSSASSPELKDGLPRTPSRRSRSGSSPRLRDGSGTPSRHSLSGSSPGIKDTPQTPSRGRSECDSSPEPKALPQTPRDRSHSPSSPERNNKSVTPQRERSGSESSVEQKTVARTSPGQRSRSGSSQELDGKPSASPQERSESDSSPDSKPKTRTPLRQRSHSASSPEVDSKSRHSPRLSRSGSSPEIKDKPRALQRAQSGTDSSPEHKIPAPRALPRRSRSGSSSKERGPSPEGSSSSESSPEHAPKSRTARRGSRSSIEPKTKSRTPPRRRSSRSSPELTRKTRVSRRSRSASSSPETRSRTPPRRRRSPSVSSPEPTEKSRSSRRRRSVSSPRTKTTSRRGRSPSPKPRGLQRSRSRSRREKTRTTRRRDRSGSSQSTSRRRQRSRSRSRVTRRRRGGSGYHSRSPTRQESSRTSSRRRRGRSRTPLTSRKRSRSRTSPAPWKRSRSRASPATHRRSRSRTPLISRRRSRSRTSPVSRRRSRSVNRRRSRSRASPVSRRRSRSRTPPVTRRRSRSRTPTTRRRSRSRTPPVTRRRSRSRTPPVTRRRSRSRTSPVTRRRSRSRTSPVTRRRSRSRTSPVTRRRSRSRTSPVTRRRSRSRTPPVIRRRSRSRTPLLPRKRSRSRSPLAIRRRSRSRTPRAARGKRSLTRSPPAIRRRSASGSSSDRSRSATPPATRNHSGSRTPPVALSGSRMSCFSRPSMSPTPLDRCRSPGMLEPLGSARTPMSVLQQTGGSMMDGPGPRIPDHPRSSVPENHAQSRIALALTAISLGTARPPPSMSAAGLAARMSQVPAPVPLMSLRTAPAANLASRIPAASAAAMNLASARTSAIPASVNLADSRTPAAAAAMNLASPRTAVAPSAVNLADPRTPAASAVNLAGARTPAALAALSLSGSGTPPTAANYPSSSRTPQAPTPPNLVGPRSGHGTAPVNIAGSRTPAALAPTNLSSSRMAPALSGANLTSPRVPLSAYERVSGRTSPLLLDRARSRTPPSAPSQSRMTSERERAPSPASRMGQAPSQSLLPPAQDRPRSPVPSAFSDQSRSVAQTTPVAGSQSLSSGTVAKSTSSASDHNGMLSGPAPGVSHAEGGEPPASTGAQQPSALAALQPAKERRSSSSSSSSSSSSSSSSSSSSSSSSSGSSSSDSEGSSLPAQPEVALKRGQN